The following are encoded together in the Bradymonas sediminis genome:
- a CDS encoding peptidylprolyl isomerase, whose amino-acid sequence MMNRESKISTCPVPAQSRAKLAWLKRALLVGLCAGAPMLATLSAPSPAQAEVIDRIVAQVNDEVVTFYEVKKAAIPYMLQQGINPAILDNPEGRDAIYRDVLQDQVDRFLLAQEASTLGMDVSKAEVDEWLARTRQQQNLSEAQFREMVSGYGMDYETYRGMIRDNLLKMRVVKVKIGSQISISETDVDRAYKERFGDDGGKTKYIEVANILVKPADSTPEAIEAAQKKAEAARQAIRDGADFAEAAAMFSEGPAAANGGYLGRFADGELDASFGDVAFAMEAGEISEVVRTAFGFQIIQVREVEYEASGNIEARKNELRAELQQKAIDRQLQAYLQRLRAQAFVETSL is encoded by the coding sequence ATGATGAATAGAGAGTCCAAAATTTCGACCTGTCCCGTCCCCGCGCAATCGCGCGCGAAGCTGGCCTGGCTCAAGCGTGCGCTGCTCGTCGGGCTGTGCGCAGGCGCCCCCATGCTCGCGACCCTCAGCGCGCCATCGCCAGCCCAGGCCGAGGTGATCGACCGGATCGTCGCGCAGGTTAACGACGAAGTGGTGACCTTTTATGAGGTCAAGAAAGCCGCGATTCCCTATATGCTTCAGCAGGGTATCAACCCCGCGATCCTCGATAATCCGGAGGGGCGCGACGCGATCTATCGCGACGTGCTTCAAGACCAGGTCGACCGATTCTTGCTGGCCCAGGAGGCGTCCACCCTGGGCATGGACGTCAGTAAAGCCGAGGTCGACGAGTGGCTCGCCCGCACGCGCCAGCAACAAAACCTCAGCGAGGCCCAATTTCGCGAAATGGTCTCGGGTTATGGCATGGACTACGAGACCTATCGCGGGATGATCCGCGATAACCTGCTTAAGATGCGCGTGGTGAAGGTCAAGATCGGCAGCCAGATCAGCATCAGCGAAACCGACGTGGACCGCGCCTATAAGGAGCGCTTCGGCGACGATGGCGGGAAGACCAAATATATCGAAGTCGCAAACATCTTGGTTAAGCCCGCGGATTCGACCCCCGAGGCGATTGAAGCCGCCCAAAAGAAGGCCGAAGCCGCCCGTCAGGCGATCCGTGATGGCGCTGATTTCGCCGAGGCCGCCGCGATGTTTAGCGAAGGTCCGGCCGCCGCCAATGGCGGCTATCTCGGGCGTTTCGCCGACGGTGAGCTCGACGCCTCTTTCGGCGATGTCGCGTTCGCGATGGAGGCCGGTGAGATCTCCGAGGTTGTGCGAACCGCCTTTGGTTTCCAGATTATTCAGGTGCGCGAGGTCGAGTACGAAGCCTCCGGTAACATCGAAGCGCGCAAAAACGAGCTTCGCGCCGAGCTTCAGCAAAAGGCGATCGACCGCCAACTGCAGGCGTATCTGCAACGGCTGCGCGCGCAAGCTTTCGTCGAGACATCTCTCTAA
- the pdxA gene encoding 4-hydroxythreonine-4-phosphate dehydrogenase PdxA yields MKIGISMGDPSGIGPEVILKALGAPLEDGVSPIVFGSHAVLARVDEMLVKGKTEYQSLVERLEPIDSLNAKITPGNIGVLDVLPGSHDEKIPFGERNERSAQLQLAAFHRAVTASQSGEIDAIVTAPWTKELFRIIDMPAVGHTEILAEAFDAPDHVMMLAGARLRVALVTTHLPLKDVSRALEAERIKSVIRTTAADLTRLYGVENPNIAVCGLNPHAGESRVMGDEEEDIITPALKELAVEFGDAVELSGPHPADTLFARFRDGRQPFDAVICMYHDQGLIPLKLLHFGESANITLGLPVVRTSVDHGTAYDIAGWGVADPGSMRYAIELAVEMVGRIQKRAAAR; encoded by the coding sequence ATGAAGATCGGCATCAGTATGGGCGATCCCTCCGGCATTGGCCCGGAGGTTATTCTAAAGGCGCTCGGGGCGCCGCTTGAAGACGGCGTGTCGCCGATCGTCTTCGGCAGTCACGCCGTCCTGGCGCGCGTCGACGAAATGTTGGTCAAGGGCAAGACCGAGTACCAATCACTTGTGGAGCGACTCGAGCCCATCGACAGCCTGAACGCCAAGATTACCCCGGGAAATATCGGCGTGCTTGATGTTTTGCCGGGCTCGCATGACGAGAAGATTCCGTTCGGGGAGCGAAACGAGCGCTCCGCCCAATTGCAATTGGCCGCGTTTCACCGGGCGGTGACGGCGAGCCAGAGCGGCGAGATCGACGCGATCGTGACGGCGCCCTGGACCAAGGAGTTATTTCGCATCATCGATATGCCCGCGGTCGGCCATACCGAGATCCTCGCCGAGGCGTTTGACGCGCCCGACCACGTGATGATGCTTGCCGGCGCGCGTCTTCGCGTCGCGTTGGTGACCACGCACCTGCCGCTCAAAGACGTGAGCCGGGCGTTGGAGGCCGAGCGTATTAAGTCGGTGATTCGCACCACGGCGGCCGACCTGACACGCCTCTACGGCGTCGAGAATCCAAATATCGCGGTCTGCGGGCTGAACCCTCACGCCGGCGAGTCGCGGGTGATGGGCGATGAGGAAGAAGACATCATCACGCCAGCGCTCAAGGAGCTCGCCGTCGAATTTGGCGACGCCGTCGAGTTGTCGGGCCCGCACCCGGCCGACACCCTATTTGCCCGCTTTCGCGACGGGCGCCAGCCCTTCGATGCCGTCATCTGCATGTACCACGATCAAGGGCTTATCCCCTTGAAATTGCTGCACTTTGGCGAGTCCGCGAATATCACGCTGGGGCTGCCGGTGGTGCGCACCTCGGTGGACCACGGCACGGCGTATGACATCGCCGGCTGGGGCGTCGCAGACCCCGGTTCGATGCGCTACGCGATCGAGCTCGCCGTCGAGATGGTTGGCCGAATTCAGAAGCGCGCCGCCGCCCGCTAA